The following coding sequences are from one Virgibacillus necropolis window:
- the cysK gene encoding cysteine synthase A: MKVVNNVTELMGDTPIVRLNKLVPEDAADVFVKLEMFNPSRSVKDRAAINMIRVAEEKGLLKPGGMIIEPTSGNTGIGLAMAAAAKGYQAIMIMPDNSTMERRNILKAYGAEVVLVPSEEKMPGAIKKALELRTENPGSFIPQQFENHANADVHRSTTALEIYEQMDGNLDAFVCTAGTGGTVTGTGEVLKGKLPKLVITIAEPKGSPVLSGGKPGSHKLVGTSPGFIPDILNTGIYDEIMQIEDAIAIDMFKKLPRDEGLFVGLSGAASIYTAIEVAKRLGKGKRVLCIAPDSGERYLSMNLIDE, translated from the coding sequence ATGAAAGTTGTAAATAACGTAACAGAATTGATGGGAGATACACCAATCGTAAGGCTGAACAAGCTTGTCCCAGAGGATGCAGCAGATGTTTTTGTTAAATTAGAGATGTTTAACCCAAGCAGGAGTGTTAAAGACCGCGCTGCAATAAACATGATTAGGGTTGCGGAAGAAAAAGGTTTATTGAAGCCAGGTGGCATGATTATCGAACCGACCAGTGGAAATACGGGAATTGGGCTTGCCATGGCCGCTGCCGCAAAGGGATACCAAGCAATTATGATCATGCCTGATAACAGTACAATGGAGAGAAGAAATATTTTAAAAGCTTATGGTGCGGAAGTTGTATTGGTTCCAAGCGAGGAGAAAATGCCTGGAGCTATCAAAAAGGCTTTGGAGTTGCGTACTGAAAACCCTGGTAGTTTTATTCCACAGCAATTTGAGAACCATGCAAATGCAGACGTACACAGAAGTACAACAGCCCTTGAAATTTATGAACAAATGGACGGGAACTTAGATGCATTTGTATGCACAGCAGGAACAGGCGGAACCGTGACAGGGACAGGCGAAGTGTTAAAGGGAAAACTACCGAAGCTTGTGATTACAATTGCGGAGCCAAAAGGGTCGCCAGTTTTATCAGGGGGAAAACCTGGTAGTCATAAGCTAGTGGGTACTAGTCCAGGTTTCATTCCGGACATTTTAAATACAGGAATTTATGATGAGATTATGCAGATAGAGGACGCGATTGCGATTGACATGTTCAAAAAGTTACCAAGGGATGAGGGCCTTTTTGTCGGGTTGTCTGGAGCGGCATCCATTTATACCGCAATTGAAGTTGCGAAACGATTGGGAAAAGGGAAACGCGTATTATGTATAGCACCTGATAGTGGTGAACGGTATCTTAGTATGAATTTGATTGATGAATAA
- a CDS encoding ABC transporter permease: MKLTIVIKRVLFLIAVIGLWQFIYSIDVFADIIFPSPIQVFTALYDGFASGDFVKALGASLKHLLIGLSLAILFGTIVGVIFGKSKQADETAGMYLVALQSIPSIVWVPLAIMLFGFTEFAVVFVVVLGGTFVMGLNVRSAIHNVPPQFIRAARTMGTKGFGLFYRVEVPASIPYFMSGIRLAWAFSWRALMAGELLSNGPGLGYSLRYAQDYARMDQVIGIIIIIGLIGAVVDQLVFSKLEKNVMKRWGLVK, translated from the coding sequence ATGAAATTAACTATAGTCATTAAACGTGTTCTATTTTTAATAGCGGTTATTGGTTTATGGCAATTTATTTATTCAATAGATGTGTTTGCAGATATTATTTTTCCATCTCCAATTCAAGTCTTTACAGCGTTATATGACGGATTTGCGAGTGGGGACTTCGTCAAGGCACTTGGGGCAAGTCTTAAACATTTACTTATTGGATTGTCGTTGGCTATCCTGTTTGGAACGATTGTAGGAGTGATTTTTGGCAAATCCAAACAAGCAGACGAAACGGCTGGTATGTATCTAGTTGCCCTGCAAAGTATTCCAAGTATTGTCTGGGTTCCACTCGCTATTATGCTGTTTGGGTTCACAGAATTTGCAGTTGTTTTTGTCGTCGTTTTAGGTGGAACATTCGTCATGGGCTTAAACGTCAGATCCGCTATTCACAATGTTCCCCCGCAATTTATACGTGCAGCAAGAACGATGGGAACGAAGGGCTTCGGGTTATTTTACCGAGTTGAAGTGCCAGCAAGTATTCCGTATTTCATGTCAGGAATCAGGCTTGCTTGGGCATTCAGCTGGCGCGCATTGATGGCAGGTGAACTACTCAGTAACGGACCTGGACTCGGCTATTCATTAAGATACGCTCAAGATTATGCCCGTATGGATCAAGTCATCGGCATCATTATCATCATCGGATTGATTGGAGCGGTCGTCGATCAGCTCGTATTTTCAAAATTAGAGAAAAACGTTATGAAGCGTTGGGGTTTGGTCAAATAA
- a CDS encoding sodium:solute symporter family protein yields MTGDLAFGGWSGVLIMAVYGLIMLAIGLITYFKNKNIRESNTEYYLGGRGLSVMVLFFTFYATQYSGNTIIGYAPQGYRIGFEWLQSITFMILVMVGYLLFAPRLYVLSRKFNFITPSDWLATRFRSKGITILGSILMLYGLGNYLLEQLVAVGQGVSGLTGGTVPYQLCVVFFIVIMLIYSWLGGMRSVAYTDTMQGIALLFGVFILVIGSIVYFGGLPSTADYMATFTPEKLGVPETDGIVGWFSMLVLVLIGASIYPHAIQRIFSAKNEKTLKNSLIGMAWMPFVTTGVILLVGIIGINAFPDLGEMESEKLVGMMANAIASENLFFYWAMILLFGGIIAAIISTADSVLLTFSSVISKDLYGRYINPKATEHKQIFVGKITGIIATGILLVIAWYPPATLYEIFVLKFELLVQIAPAFILGLYWKQLHSKSVFIGMVVGTIIATVMTFANITPFGIFSGLWGLLVNLIICVVGSLLFNISKSEKVEVDKVIGL; encoded by the coding sequence ATGACAGGAGATTTAGCCTTTGGCGGTTGGTCCGGTGTCCTGATAATGGCAGTGTATGGCCTCATCATGCTAGCAATCGGCTTAATTACGTATTTTAAAAATAAAAATATCCGAGAAAGCAATACAGAATACTACTTAGGCGGAAGAGGTTTAAGTGTGATGGTTCTTTTCTTCACATTTTATGCAACCCAATACAGCGGAAACACTATTATTGGGTACGCTCCTCAAGGGTACCGAATTGGGTTCGAATGGTTACAGTCCATCACGTTCATGATTTTGGTCATGGTCGGGTACTTGCTGTTCGCTCCAAGGTTATACGTACTTAGCAGAAAGTTTAACTTTATTACTCCATCCGACTGGCTTGCTACACGTTTCCGTTCAAAAGGTATTACCATTTTAGGCTCCATTCTTATGTTGTACGGCTTAGGTAACTATCTTCTTGAACAACTTGTAGCAGTTGGTCAAGGGGTTTCAGGACTAACTGGTGGCACCGTACCATATCAATTATGTGTTGTCTTTTTCATCGTCATTATGCTGATCTACAGCTGGCTCGGTGGCATGCGATCAGTGGCCTATACAGACACAATGCAGGGAATTGCCCTTCTTTTTGGTGTATTCATTCTTGTAATTGGCTCAATTGTCTACTTTGGTGGATTGCCCTCAACTGCAGACTACATGGCAACATTTACACCTGAGAAACTGGGTGTTCCGGAAACAGATGGGATAGTCGGCTGGTTTAGCATGCTGGTCCTTGTACTGATTGGAGCATCCATTTATCCGCATGCCATTCAGCGGATATTTTCCGCAAAAAATGAAAAAACACTTAAGAATTCATTGATCGGCATGGCTTGGATGCCATTCGTGACTACTGGTGTAATCTTATTGGTTGGGATAATTGGAATCAATGCATTTCCAGACTTAGGTGAAATGGAATCAGAAAAACTGGTTGGAATGATGGCAAATGCTATCGCTTCAGAAAATCTATTTTTCTATTGGGCTATGATTCTGTTATTCGGTGGAATTATCGCTGCTATCATTTCTACAGCTGACTCGGTGCTTTTGACCTTTTCATCTGTCATTTCAAAGGATTTGTACGGAAGGTATATTAATCCGAAAGCAACAGAACATAAACAGATTTTTGTTGGAAAAATTACCGGTATTATTGCAACTGGAATACTGCTGGTAATTGCTTGGTATCCGCCAGCTACATTATATGAGATATTCGTATTAAAATTTGAATTACTAGTCCAGATTGCTCCAGCCTTTATCTTGGGGCTGTACTGGAAACAGCTTCATTCCAAATCAGTTTTTATCGGAATGGTTGTTGGTACAATTATCGCCACGGTAATGACATTCGCAAATATTACACCGTTTGGTATATTTAGCGGACTTTGGGGATTATTGGTAAACCTCATTATTTGTGTAGTAGGTAGTCTCTTATTTAATATTTCAAAGTCAGAAAAAGTAGAAGTCGATAAGGTTATTGGCTTGTAG
- the hutG gene encoding formimidoylglutamase — protein sequence MYKLPDKELWTGRVDHEEDVNSFRFHQVVKFNDIDKSTKNESAFGIIGFECDEGVRRNKGRVGASSAPREIRKLLSSLPYNIGDNANLIDAGNVVCENDEMEAAQEELGIHITKLLNHSTIPIIIGGGHETLYGHYLGVREFIGPEQSVGIINIDAHFDMRDDSVPSSGTMFRQILEQDTNAGYLCLGIQEFGNTKALFEKANKLNCTHILEEDITSNNYQHTFQTIDEFSDKHDYIMLTLCTDSIIASEAPGVSAPSVFGLEAKVVRNLLRYIISKPNIVSFDISEVNPLVDEGNKTTKLAAHLIAVVMKYFRGCNV from the coding sequence ATCTATAAATTACCCGATAAAGAATTATGGACTGGAAGAGTTGATCATGAAGAAGACGTAAACAGTTTCCGTTTTCATCAAGTCGTTAAGTTTAACGATATAGATAAATCAACAAAAAATGAAAGCGCTTTTGGTATTATTGGTTTTGAATGTGACGAGGGTGTTAGACGAAATAAAGGAAGAGTAGGTGCTTCTTCGGCTCCACGTGAGATCAGAAAGTTATTATCAAGCTTACCCTATAATATAGGTGATAATGCGAACTTAATAGACGCTGGAAATGTTGTATGTGAAAATGACGAGATGGAGGCTGCCCAAGAAGAATTAGGGATTCATATTACAAAATTACTTAACCATTCCACTATACCAATTATTATAGGTGGAGGTCATGAAACATTATATGGTCATTATTTAGGGGTAAGGGAGTTCATTGGACCTGAGCAATCAGTAGGTATTATAAATATTGATGCACATTTTGATATGAGAGATGATAGTGTACCTTCTTCTGGAACAATGTTTAGACAAATACTTGAGCAGGATACTAATGCTGGATATTTATGTCTAGGAATACAAGAGTTTGGGAACACAAAGGCTTTGTTTGAGAAGGCAAACAAACTTAATTGTACCCATATTCTTGAAGAAGATATTACTTCTAACAATTATCAACATACATTCCAAACTATAGATGAATTTTCCGATAAGCATGATTATATTATGCTGACGTTATGTACAGATTCTATTATTGCATCTGAAGCGCCTGGGGTTAGTGCACCATCAGTCTTTGGATTGGAAGCAAAAGTAGTGAGAAATTTATTACGCTACATTATTTCAAAGCCAAACATTGTAAGCTTTGATATATCTGAAGTTAATCCATTAGTAGATGAAGGTAATAAGACAACAAAATTAGCTGCACATTTAATTGCAGTGGTTATGAAATATTTTAGGGGATGTAATGTTTAA
- a CDS encoding LysR family transcriptional regulator: MEIRHLRYFITVVEQETYTNAASMLHISQPSLSTTIKKLEIELGLTLMDRSTRESSLTKEGKILYQEAKKLINHFDHVSEEMTRLKQQGPLELSFGLIESSKSWVPKIIKEFKKEYNDVHIKIFDILSLDEVVKSLSNFDVHLAITNQYINNEEIETIPIYEENLVAILPPSHPLVAKNYIKISDLENEEFIVCKEGFQTREDILNAFRKSGVKPNIQFEIERFETACSMVEEGLGITVVPENYVKYSKKFPFHVKKIQDSNISRTVYLAIDKNRYLPPLVNRFIRLIRNFFDGDDT, translated from the coding sequence ATGGAAATACGTCATTTACGTTACTTTATAACCGTTGTAGAACAGGAGACATATACGAACGCCGCTTCAATGCTACACATATCCCAGCCCTCTCTAAGTACAACAATTAAAAAATTAGAAATTGAACTAGGTCTCACACTAATGGATAGGAGTACCCGCGAATCGAGTTTAACGAAAGAAGGGAAAATACTGTATCAAGAAGCTAAAAAATTGATAAACCATTTCGATCATGTATCCGAAGAAATGACACGCCTAAAACAACAGGGTCCGTTAGAATTATCATTCGGTTTAATAGAATCCTCTAAATCTTGGGTTCCAAAGATAATAAAAGAGTTTAAAAAGGAATATAATGATGTCCACATAAAAATATTTGATATCTTAAGCTTAGACGAGGTAGTAAAGTCCTTAAGTAATTTTGATGTACATCTAGCCATTACCAATCAATATATAAACAATGAAGAAATAGAAACCATACCGATTTATGAGGAGAATTTAGTCGCTATACTACCGCCTTCGCATCCTTTAGTTGCAAAAAACTACATTAAAATTAGCGACTTAGAGAATGAGGAATTTATAGTATGTAAAGAAGGGTTCCAAACTCGCGAAGATATTTTAAATGCATTCCGTAAGTCAGGAGTCAAACCAAACATTCAGTTTGAAATTGAGAGGTTCGAAACTGCTTGCAGTATGGTGGAAGAAGGTTTAGGTATTACTGTGGTGCCTGAGAACTATGTTAAGTATTCAAAGAAATTTCCGTTTCATGTTAAAAAAATACAGGACTCAAATATATCAAGAACCGTATATCTAGCTATAGATAAAAACAGATATTTACCACCATTAGTTAATCGGTTTATAAGGTTAATAAGGAATTTTTTTGATGGGGATGATACTTAG
- a CDS encoding ABC transporter ATP-binding protein has protein sequence MFLQMNHVGKTFTNQDQQSSFTVFSDIDLNVSENQFVSILGPSGCGKSTLLSMVAGLESATEGSILLQEKEIKQAGPDRGMVFQQPSLFPWLNVHDNVTFPLKGIMGKKEASAQAKHFLKMVHLSRFKNSFIYELSGGMQQRVAIARALAMDPKVLLMDEPFGALDEQTRHILQDELIKIWQETQKTILFVTHSIQEAIKLSDRVIVMGTRPGRVISDFKIDIPRPRKREDPAVIELEKRVMDMLEGEINKVLKEELSNEINYSH, from the coding sequence GTGTTTCTTCAAATGAATCATGTAGGAAAAACCTTTACCAATCAAGATCAGCAATCATCTTTTACCGTTTTCTCCGATATTGACTTAAACGTATCTGAAAACCAATTCGTATCTATCCTAGGACCGTCTGGCTGTGGGAAATCGACTTTACTATCGATGGTGGCTGGACTCGAAAGCGCCACAGAAGGATCCATTTTGCTTCAAGAAAAGGAAATTAAGCAGGCTGGGCCTGACCGGGGCATGGTTTTTCAACAGCCTTCCCTATTTCCGTGGCTTAATGTTCACGACAACGTTACCTTTCCGTTGAAAGGGATTATGGGTAAAAAAGAAGCGAGTGCGCAGGCCAAACATTTTTTGAAAATGGTTCACTTAAGCCGTTTTAAAAATAGTTTCATTTATGAACTTTCAGGTGGGATGCAGCAACGGGTAGCCATTGCCCGTGCACTAGCAATGGACCCTAAAGTTTTATTAATGGATGAACCATTTGGAGCACTAGATGAACAAACACGCCATATTTTACAAGATGAATTAATTAAAATTTGGCAAGAAACACAAAAAACAATTCTTTTTGTCACACATAGCATACAAGAAGCTATCAAACTATCAGATCGTGTGATTGTTATGGGAACGCGCCCAGGCCGTGTCATATCTGACTTTAAAATAGATATACCGAGACCAAGAAAACGGGAAGACCCCGCCGTCATTGAACTTGAAAAGAGAGTGATGGATATGCTTGAAGGGGAAATTAATAAAGTCTTAAAGGAAGAGCTATCAAATGAAATTAACTATAGTCATTAA
- a CDS encoding aliphatic sulfonate ABC transporter substrate-binding protein: MKKLLLVMAFVTLSLVLAACGSSEESASSDGSKEITIGYFPNINHVAGMVAEEKKLYAETLPDGTKVNYKYFPGGAAFMTAIETGEIEGGLVGPGPAMNHFISGAKINIVAAGSTGGTVIMARKGANIEAPKGLKDKTFISPHVGCTHDVQFETMMKEEFGITSERIDGSMKHVTGKPATYHSMFVAGNVDAATVPEPWASVIEAKGSGEVLVDTADVAYGETLPAAVFVTSQDLVKNNPDMVQSIVDAHKKATEFIKDNPEEAKTIAIDKIKDITDQKLSKSVIDNAWERIDFTYEVNGDVLQDFANSSYELEFLKEKPDLEGLVDTSFVE; encoded by the coding sequence ATGAAGAAACTTTTATTAGTTATGGCATTCGTCACACTTAGCCTTGTATTAGCTGCATGTGGAAGTAGCGAGGAATCAGCAAGTAGTGATGGGTCAAAAGAAATCACAATTGGATACTTCCCGAACATTAACCACGTTGCAGGAATGGTAGCTGAAGAGAAAAAACTGTATGCAGAAACATTACCTGATGGAACAAAGGTAAACTATAAATATTTCCCGGGTGGAGCGGCATTTATGACCGCGATTGAAACAGGCGAAATTGAGGGTGGACTCGTTGGACCTGGTCCAGCAATGAATCACTTTATAAGCGGTGCAAAAATTAATATCGTTGCGGCAGGATCAACAGGTGGTACTGTCATTATGGCTAGAAAAGGGGCTAACATAGAAGCACCTAAAGGCTTAAAAGACAAAACCTTTATATCCCCACATGTTGGGTGCACGCATGACGTTCAGTTCGAAACGATGATGAAAGAAGAATTTGGCATCACATCTGAACGTATTGACGGATCAATGAAACACGTCACAGGGAAACCCGCCACCTATCACAGCATGTTTGTAGCAGGAAACGTAGATGCGGCAACAGTTCCAGAACCATGGGCATCTGTGATTGAAGCAAAAGGTAGTGGGGAAGTACTCGTAGACACCGCCGACGTTGCCTATGGTGAAACATTACCAGCGGCTGTATTTGTCACATCACAAGATCTAGTCAAAAACAATCCTGACATGGTTCAAAGTATCGTAGACGCACATAAAAAAGCAACCGAGTTTATTAAAGATAACCCAGAAGAAGCGAAAACAATTGCCATCGATAAAATCAAAGACATTACGGATCAGAAGCTTTCTAAATCAGTCATTGATAATGCATGGGAACGGATAGATTTCACGTATGAAGTGAACGGAGATGTCCTGCAAGATTTTGCTAATTCTTCCTATGAACTTGAGTTTTTGAAGGAAAAGCCAGATTTAGAGGGATTAGTTGATACTAGTTTTGTTGAATAA
- the gltS gene encoding sodium/glutamate symporter, producing MSLEINQLTTIFIAVAVFMIGSYLNKRIHFLDRFCIPAPVVGGLLFAIIATILKGFHLLEISLDTSLQGLFMLTFFTTVGLGASFGLIKLGGKLLVIYWLSCGFLALVQSVIGISFAKLLNLDPLIGVMVGATSMEGGHGAATAFGTTIEELGVESALSIGLAAATVGLVAGGLIGGPIVKHLITKYNLKPTETDVEDDSSALENVQASTSNLTSKTFMIQVFIITLCMAVGSYLGELFTSTTGFAIPSYVSAMFVAVIVRNIIDKYDRNIIQMKSISIIGDITLGIFLSMALMSIKLWEVANLAFPLLIIIFVQVLFIALFGIFVLFRMLGKDYDAAVMVGGFTGHGLGATPNAIANMDAIVNKYGPSRKAFLIVPIVGAFLIDVFAMPIIITSINMFS from the coding sequence ATGAGTTTGGAAATAAATCAATTAACCACCATATTTATTGCAGTAGCAGTTTTTATGATAGGTAGTTACTTAAATAAGAGGATCCATTTTCTAGATAGATTTTGTATCCCAGCTCCAGTTGTTGGAGGGCTTTTATTTGCAATTATTGCTACTATATTAAAAGGATTTCATCTTCTAGAAATAAGTTTAGATACCTCTTTACAAGGACTTTTTATGTTGACATTTTTTACAACTGTTGGACTTGGGGCTAGCTTTGGTTTAATTAAGCTAGGTGGAAAGCTATTAGTTATATACTGGCTTTCTTGCGGTTTTTTAGCATTAGTACAGAGTGTAATTGGGATTTCTTTTGCAAAGCTATTAAATCTTGACCCGTTAATCGGTGTAATGGTAGGAGCAACATCAATGGAAGGTGGCCATGGGGCAGCTACGGCATTCGGAACCACTATTGAAGAACTTGGAGTTGAATCAGCATTATCAATAGGATTAGCTGCAGCCACAGTTGGACTTGTAGCTGGTGGATTAATCGGTGGTCCAATTGTAAAGCATTTGATTACTAAATATAATTTAAAACCGACAGAAACTGACGTTGAAGATGATAGTTCAGCGCTGGAAAATGTCCAAGCTTCAACTTCTAATTTAACATCAAAGACATTTATGATTCAGGTATTTATTATAACATTATGTATGGCAGTGGGATCGTATTTGGGTGAGTTATTTACTAGTACAACGGGGTTTGCGATACCTAGTTATGTAAGCGCAATGTTTGTTGCAGTAATAGTAAGAAATATTATTGATAAATATGATCGCAATATTATTCAAATGAAAAGTATCAGCATTATCGGGGACATCACACTGGGTATATTCCTATCGATGGCGCTAATGAGCATTAAATTATGGGAGGTTGCGAATCTTGCTTTTCCATTACTAATAATTATCTTCGTCCAAGTACTATTCATCGCATTATTTGGTATTTTTGTTTTATTTAGGATGTTAGGTAAAGATTATGATGCTGCAGTAATGGTAGGTGGGTTCACCGGCCACGGCCTAGGTGCAACACCTAACGCGATTGCCAACATGGATGCGATTGTAAATAAATACGGTCCTTCTCGTAAGGCATTTCTAATCGTACCTATAGTTGGAGCATTCTTAATTGATGTTTTCGCAATGCCAATTATTATCACTAGTATAAATATGTTTAGTTAA
- a CDS encoding homocysteine S-methyltransferase family protein, which yields MKRSLKERLREGTVICGEGYLFELERRGYLQAGSFVPEVALDNPEALKQAYRDYMNAGSDVVLAFTYNAHREKMRIIGKEELLEPLNRNAIRLAKEVAKENPKEEALVAGNISNTNIFDPEDPESKTKVRGIFAEMVKWCKEEGVDFINGETFYYHEEALIALEEIQKQDLPAVITFGLMGENILRDGYTVDESCKILSEQGALVVGMNCFRGPETMQPYLADIRKSVDGYVGGLPIPYRTSEENPTFFNLPDGGCSCHLPLETTFPTALDPLYHNRYELAEWAKEAKDIGINYIGLCCGASPAMLRAVAEAVGVETINSKYSPDMEKHFLFGKDETLKKHNLGYRLKA from the coding sequence TTGTTCCTGAGGTGGCACTAGATAATCCGGAGGCGCTTAAACAAGCATACAGGGATTATATGAATGCTGGTTCAGATGTTGTATTAGCTTTTACATATAATGCGCACAGGGAAAAAATGCGTATTATTGGTAAAGAAGAGCTATTAGAGCCGTTAAATAGAAATGCTATCCGTCTTGCAAAAGAGGTTGCTAAGGAGAATCCAAAAGAGGAAGCGCTGGTAGCTGGGAATATTTCCAATACGAATATTTTTGACCCAGAAGACCCTGAATCTAAGACTAAAGTAAGAGGTATATTTGCAGAAATGGTAAAGTGGTGTAAGGAAGAAGGAGTCGACTTCATAAATGGTGAAACGTTTTATTACCATGAAGAAGCACTTATTGCATTGGAAGAAATCCAAAAACAGGATTTGCCAGCAGTCATTACATTTGGATTAATGGGAGAAAATATTCTAAGAGATGGGTACACGGTAGATGAATCGTGTAAAATCCTTTCTGAACAAGGTGCATTGGTTGTTGGCATGAATTGTTTCAGGGGTCCTGAGACGATGCAACCATATCTCGCGGACATTCGAAAAAGTGTTGATGGATATGTGGGTGGCTTACCTATCCCATACCGTACAAGTGAAGAAAACCCGACATTCTTTAACCTACCTGATGGAGGATGTAGCTGTCATTTACCTTTAGAAACAACTTTCCCAACAGCGCTGGATCCACTTTACCATAACCGCTATGAATTGGCGGAGTGGGCAAAAGAGGCAAAAGATATCGGCATTAACTATATCGGTTTATGTTGCGGTGCATCACCAGCAATGTTGCGTGCTGTAGCAGAAGCGGTAGGAGTTGAAACAATTAATTCAAAATACTCACCTGACATGGAAAAGCATTTCTTATTTGGAAAAGACGAAACACTAAAAAAACATAATTTGGGTTATCGGTTGAAAGCATAA